Proteins from a single region of Nomia melanderi isolate GNS246 chromosome 9, iyNomMela1, whole genome shotgun sequence:
- the LOC116432523 gene encoding uncharacterized protein LOC116432523, protein MECVNLKIYVTVIVCLCCLGVVGQYEWQTRDAFDEIRFKMDKINKDNCPIQHLGDLYLPEDSISHLPDIKDININPVFPNRTALLHLHNMALARSFFWSYILQSRFIRPAINDTYDPGMMYYFLSTVADVSANPHINASAIYFSPNMSYSPSYRGFFNKTMPRFAPRTFRADDFNDQIHLERISTRNTFTVQDLGAFATDRLSEDYTTDYYRINEWYKKWLPDKVEKRHDTKTTYQVEIRYANNTNETFTFHGPPGADEYPGPVKWTRPYFDCGRSNRWLVAAVVPVADIYPRHTGFRHIEYPTYTGISVIEMDFERIDINQCPKGKGNNGPNRFANTTRCKTETTECEPLHGWGFRRGGYQCRCKPGFRLPTVVRRPYLGEIVERATQEQYYNGFDCTKIGWIHKMPVQWEKAKPHIREKYLEQFYHYRNYSVGPEALRSEKMNIDRALKFILSVNSRTCKSYKQEELTLRGDIDFGVKEFFENEAKMATRLANFISAFLQISDPQEVYSGKRVADRPLTEDQMIGETLALVLGDTKIWSAGTFWDRNKFTNRTFFAPYAYKTQLNTRKFKVEDLARLNDTDQVYTKKNYFQVLKQRWATNFDELEKYYMKIKIRYNETGEYLKKYEHYPDSYRAANLNHGHWTTPYFDCNGKVKKWVITYASPFFGWDSLKEKLEFKGVVAVTMDLLQLDINQCDDVFYAPNAFKGTHKCDKKTSYCVPILGRGFETGGYKCECKQGFEYPFEDLITYYDGQLVEAEFNNLINDQETRYDMFKCRLAGASSTQISWILLLTSVILYYLIRH, encoded by the exons ATGGAATGCGTTAATTTGAAAATCTATGTAACGGTGATCGTGTGTCTCTGTTGTTTGGGCGTTGTCGGCCAATACGAGTGGCAAACCAGAGATGCTTTCGATGAAATTCGCTTCAAAATGGATAAAATCAACAAAGACAATTGTCCCATCCAACATCTCGGGGACCTTTATTTGCCAGAGGATTCGATCTCTCATTTACCCGATATCAAAGATATAAACATCAACCCTGTATTTCCGAACAGGACTGCTTTGTTACATCTTCATAACATGGCACTTGCTAGATCATTCTTCTGGAGTTACATATTACAGTCACGATTCATACGTCCAGCAATCAACGATACGTACGATCCAGGCATGATGTACTACTTCTTATCGACAGTCGCCGATGTTTCCGCAAATCCACATATAAATGCTTCTGCTATTTATTTCTCCCCAAATATGTCCTACTCTCCATCTTATAGGGGCTTCTTTAACAAAACCATGCCCAGATTTGCACCAAGAACATTTAGAGCTGACGATTTCAACGACCAGATACATTTGGAGAGAATATCTACGAGAAACACGTTTACCGTACAGGATCTTGGAGCGTTTGCAACCGACAGACTAAGCGAAGATTATACTACCGATTATTATCGCATAAACGAatg GTACAAAAAGTGGTTGCCGGACAAAGTTGAGAAAAGACACGATACTAAAACTACGTACCAAGTTGAAATTCGATACGCTAATAACACTAACGAGACTTTTACATTTCATGGACCACCAG GTGCCGACGAATATCCTGGACCAGTGAAATGGACTAGACCATATTTCGACTGTGGCAGATCGAATCGATGGCTCGTCGCTGCAGTTGTACCCGTCGCGGACATTTATCCGAGACATACAGGTTTTAGGCACATAGAATATCCGAC ATATACTGGAATATCGGTAATAGAGATGGATTTTGAAAGAATAGATATAAATCAGTGCCCCAAGGGGAAAGGAAACAACGGACCCAACAGATTTGCAAACACAACGAGATGCAAAACAGAAACCACCGAG TGTGAACCGTTACACGGTTGGGGTTTCCGTCGAGGTGGATATCAGTGCAGATGTAAACCAGGATTTAGGCTACCGACCGTAGTACGACGGCCATATCTTGGAGAAATTGTGGAGAGGGCAACTCAAGAACAATATTATAATGGATTCGATTGTACCAAGATAGGAT GGATTCATAAAATGCCAGTACAATGGGAAAAAGCGAAACCACATATTCGAGAAAAATATCTTGAACAGTTTTACcattatagaaattattctgTGGGACCAGAAGCGCTGAGATCCGAGAAAATGAACATTGATCGAGcccttaaatttattttgagcGTGAATTCACGAACTTGCAAAAG TTACAAGCAAGAAGAATTAACATTACGCGGAGATATAGATTTCGGCGTGAAAGAGTTCTTCGAAAATGAAGCGAAAATGGCGACGAGATTGGCAAATTTTATTAGCGCATTTCTACAAATCTCCGACCCCCAGGAAGTTTATTCCGGCAAAAGGGTAGCCGATAGACCCCTTACAGAGGATCAAATGATTGGCGAAACTTTAGCTCTGGTCCTCGGGGACACGAAAATCTGGTCTGCTGGAACATTTTGGGATCGTAACAAGTTCACCAATAGAACCTTTTTTGCTCCGTACGCTTATAAAACTCAACTAAACACGCGAAAATTCAAAGTCGAAGATTTAGCCAGACTGAACGATACTG ACCAAGTCtacacaaagaaaaattactttcaaGTATTGAAACAAAGGTGGGCAACAAATTTCGACGAGCTGgagaaatattatatgaaaattaaaattcggTACAACGAAACTGGAGAGTATCTGAAAAAATACGAACACTATCCAGACTCTTACAG GGCAGCAAATTTGAATCACGGCCATTGGACAACTCCGTACTTCGACTGTAACGGCAAAGTGAAGAAATGGGTAATTACCTATGCATCCCCATTTTTCGGTTGGGACAGTTTGAAAGAGAAACTGGAATTCAA AGGCGTTGTAGCTGTTACCATGGACCTGCTTCAGCTGGACATTAACCAATGCGACGATGTATTCTACGCTCCAAATGCGTTTAAGGGTACCCACAAGTGTGATAAGAAAACATCATAC TGCGTACCTATTCTTGGCCGAGGTTTTGAAACAGGTGGATACAAATGCGAATGCAAACAAGGTTTTGAATATCCGTTCGAAGATCTAATTACCTATTATGATGGTCAATTGGTAGAAGCTGAATTCAATAATCTAATCAACGATCAAGAAACTAG GTACGATATGTTCAAATGTCGGTTAGCTGGTGCTTCGTCCACCCAAATTAGCTGGATATTGTTGCTTACCTCAGTAATATTGTATTATCTGATTAGGCATTAA
- the Mpc1 gene encoding mitochondrial pyruvate carrier: MNRVKKLLSSKETRDYLMSTHFWGPVANWGIPIAAIADIQRDPEYISGKMTLALCLYSAMFMRFALKVQPRNLLLFACHFVNEGAQMTQGFRFIKHQFIGKKE, translated from the exons GAAACACGAGATTATTTAATGAG CACGCATTTTTGGGGACCAGTAGCCAACTGGGGTATTCCAATTGCTGCGATTGCTGATATACAAAGAGATCCAGAATATATCAGTGGAAAAATGACACTTG cTTTGTGTTTATATTCTGCAATGTTTATGCGATTCGCGTTGAAGGTGCAACCACGCAACTTGCTCCTCTTCGCCTGCCACTTTGTTAACGAAGGTGCACAAATGACACAGGGTTTCAGATTCATTAAACATCAATTTATAGGCAAGAAAgagtaa
- the Syp gene encoding LOW QUALITY PROTEIN: synaptotagmin binding cytoplasmic RNA interacting protein (The sequence of the model RefSeq protein was modified relative to this genomic sequence to represent the inferred CDS: inserted 1 base in 1 codon), producing the protein MAEGNGEIKMEEKQPKEEMEYVERTEDFSKLIQYGLDEKVAAKLDEIYKTGKLAHVDLDERALDALKEFPVDGAVKVLTQFLESNLEHVSNKSAYLCGVMKTYRQKSRAGQGTGTGTSTTPKAPDEDKIKMILERTGYPLDVTTGQRKYGGPPPNWEGPTPGTGCEVFCGKIPKDMYEDELIPLFEKCGKIWDLRLMMDPMAGCNRGYAFITFTDREAAQQAVRELDNHEIKHGENLKVKISVPNLRLFVGNIPKSKGKEEILDEFGKLTAGLMEVIIYSSPDDKKKNRGFCFLEYESHKAASLAKRRLSTGRIKVWGCDIIVDWADPQEEPDEQTMSKVRVLYVKNLTQDCSEEKLKECFEQYGNIERVKKIKDYAFVHFEERENAIKAMNELNGKEIGGSHIEVSLAKPPSDKKKKEEMLRARERRMYQMLQVRSGGSPSHPSMMGGPMQVRGPGQGPRGTGAGMRGQMGRGDYALVEIDYDYDYYGYGDYRGGYSDPYYDDYYRYEDYYFDYAPPPPPARGRGRQPQPAGRGRGVVPXGRVGGPQVRGPVRGGRNPATSGARGLQRLSARGGVRAKGSLPGEDAGKRKFDGGHQNQGESKRRFQSNWGNQPLAQQPLGNAYGLASVNGGSGGGGGDIGFGGRQAALGGVSNDDHEWYQDSYQSWS; encoded by the exons ATGGCGGAAGGGAATGGGgaaataaaaatggaagaaaaacaGCCTAAGGAAGAAATGGAATATGTGGAAAGAACAGAAGACTTTTCAAAACTGATCCAATACGGTTTGGATGAAAAAGTAGCCGCTAAATtagatgaaatttataaaactggaAAATTAGCTCACGTGGATTTGGATGAAAGAGCATTGGATGCTCTAAAGGAATTTCCCGTTGATGGCGCAGTGAAAGTACTCACTCAGTTTTTGGAGTCTAATTTAGAGCATGTGTCCAACAAATCAGCATATTTATGTGGCGTAATGAAAACCTATAGGCAAAAAAGTAGAGCAGGTCAAGGTACTGGTACTGGTACAAGTACAACTCCTAAAGCTCCAGATGAGGATAAGATAAAG ATGATCCTCGAACGAACCGGCTATCCTTTGGATGTAACTACAGGACAAAGAAAATATGGAGGACCACCTCCGAATTGGGAAGGTCCCACACCTGGAACTGGTTGCGAG GTATTTTGTGGAAAAATCCCAAAAGATATGTATGAAGACGAATTAATTCCTTTGTTTGAAAAATGTGGAAAAATTTGGGATTTGAGACTAATGATGGATCCAATGGCAGGTTGCAACAGAGGATATGCATTTATCACTTTTACTGACAGAGAAGCAGCACAGCAAGCGGTCAGAGAG CTCGATAATCACGAAATAAAACACGGCGAGAATCTGAAAGTAAAGATTAGCGTTCCTAATCTACGACTTTTCGTGGGGAACATACCAAAGTCAAAAGGCAAAGAGGAGATCTTGGACGAATTTGGTAAATTAACAG CTGGCCTGATGGAGGTGATTATCTACAGCTCGCCGGacgataagaagaaaaataggGGTTTTTGCTTCTTAGAATACGAATCTCACAAAGCAGCATCCTTAGCGAAACGAAGATTGAGCACGGGTCGCATCAAGGTCTGGGGCTGTGACATAATAGTCGATTGGGCAGACCCTCAGGAAGAACCCGACGAGCAAACGATGTCGAAA GTGCGCGTACTTTATGTGAAAAACTTGACGCAAGATTGTTCCGAGGAGAAACTGAAAGAGTGTTTCGAGCAGTACGGTAACATCGAAAGAGTGAAAAAGATCAAGGACTACGCTTTTGTACATTTCGAGGAACGGGAGAATGCGATCAAA GCGATGAACGAGTTAAACGGGAAGGAGATTGGTGGCTCCCACATAGAGGTGTCTCTCGCAAAGCCACCGTCcgataaaaagaagaaagaggagaTGTTGCGCGCTAGGGAACGAAGAATGTACCAAATGTTGCAAGTCCGGAGCGG AGGTTCTCCGTCGCATCCGAGTATGATGGGAGGACCGATGCAGGTACGTGGACCCGGCCAAGGTCCTCGCGGCACCGGTGCAGGTATGCGAGGACAAATGGGACGAGGCGATTATG CTCTCGTGGAAATAG ATTATGATTACGACTATTACGGTTATGGGGATTATCGAGGTGGCTACAGTGATCCATATTACGATGACTATTATCGATACGAGGATTACTATTTCGATTACGCGCCGCCTCCGCCACCTGCCAGAGGGAGAGGCAGGCAGCCTCAACCG GCTGGACGTGGTCGTGGAGTAGTGC GTGGCCGAGTCGGTGGGCCGCAAGTCCGTGGTCCAGTCAGGGGGGGACGCAACCCCGCAACTTCAGGGGCCCGTGGGCTCCAGCGCCTGTCCGCTCGTGGGGGGGTCCGCGCCAAGGGAAGTTTACCAGGTGAGGATG CAGGTAAACGAAAATTTGACGGGGGTCACCAGAACCAGGGGGAATCTAAGCGTCGCTTCCAGAGCAATTGGGGAAACCAACCCCTCGCCCAACAACCATTGGGTAATGCGTACGGATTGGCGAGTGTGAacggtggtagtggtggtggtggcggtgacATCGGATTCGGCGGCAGGCAAGCCGCGCTCGGCGGTGTTTCCAACGACGATCACGAGTGGTACCAAGACTCTTACCAGTCGTGGAGCTAA